In a single window of the Gadus chalcogrammus isolate NIFS_2021 chromosome 20, NIFS_Gcha_1.0, whole genome shotgun sequence genome:
- the gtpbp8 gene encoding GTP-binding protein 8: MWCLRLGILLPGPLFHAAPRHGLHKLASVQSASMLPKRKFQGLLYPFSVLDPYLDRSVDRTNFQLFQPCLEDIVKAEQLFNPSRSNQIDYLSSAVRMDHVPALTQPEVCFIGRSNVGKSSLIRALFSLSPEVEVRVSKTPGHTKKMNFFKVGKAFSIVDMPGYGHRAPTDFVDMVEPYLETRSNLVRTFLLVDGSIGIQKADLLHWKCARR, encoded by the exons ATGTGGTGTCTGAGGCTGGGCATATTGTTGCCTGGACCGCTGTTCCACGCTGCCCCACGTCATGGCCTCCATAAACTGGCCTCGGTCCAGTCTGCCTCAATGCTGCCAAAGCGCAAGTTTCAAGGCCTGCTGTACCCCTTCAGTGTGCTGGACCCCTACCTCGACAG GTCGGTGGACAGGACTAACTTCCAGTTGTTTCAGCCCTGCTTGGAGGACATAGTGAAAGCTGAGCAGCTGTTCAACCCAAGCCGGTCTAATCAAATCGATTACCTGAGTTCTGCAGTGAGGATGGACCATGTGCCTGCCCTAACACAACCAGAG GTGTGCTTCATTGGGAGAAGCAATGTTGGCAAGTCATCTCTGATCAGAGCTCTGTTCTCCCTGAGCCCCGAGGTGGAGGTCAGAGTATCCAAGACACCA GGACACACCAAAAAGATGAACTTCTTCAAAGTGGGGAAGGCGTTCAGCATAGTGGACATGCCAGGCTACGGACACAGAGCTCCCACAGACTTTGTTGACATGGTGGAGCCCTACCTGGAAACAAGGAGCAA TCTGGTGAGGACATTCCTATTGGTGGATGGTAGTATTGGTATCCAAAAGGCTGACTTATTGCATTGGAAATGTGCGAGGAGATGA